The Dyella jiangningensis genome includes a window with the following:
- a CDS encoding DNA topoisomerase I: MAKNLLIVESPAKAKTINKYLGKDFQVLASYGHVRDLKPKEGAVDPDHGFAMAYEVIDRNEKHVDAIAKAAKVADDIYLATDLDREGEAISWHISEILKERGLTKGKQLHRVVFSEITPKAIKAAVAAPRQLSLDMVDAQQARRALDYLVGFNLSPVLWRKVQRGLSAGRVQSPALRMIVEREEEIEAFKAREYWTVEAALRHAEGDFTARLTKLNGKKFEQFDLTNEHDAMAARAALKEAAHGRLTVSEVGSKERKRRPAPPFTTSTLQQEAARKLGFSTSRTMKIAQGLYEGVSLGSEGNVGLITYMRTDSVALSEDAVGELRELIARDFGRKALPDHPQTYKAKSKNAQEAHEAVRPTSAMRTPREVASFLNDEQRKLYELIWKRTVACQMIHATLNTVSVDFDLKHVAGGDAAFRSTGTTVVDPGFLAVYEEGRDQKSADDDDEGRRLPKLDVGEQVALHDIVADQHFTEPPPRYSEASLVKTLEEYGIGRPSTYASIIQVLLNREYVFLDSRRFKPTDVGRAVSKFLTSHFTRYVDYDFTAKLEDELDAVSRGEEAWVPLMERFWQPFKQQVEEKTETVDRSEATGARELGTDPKTGKPVSVRLGRYGPYAQIGDKDTDEKLQFASLRPGTSMHTITLDEALELFKLPRKLGQAENGDEVSVGVGRFGPFVKQGSTYASLKAEDDPYTIELPRALQIVQEKLEMIANRIIKDFGNGVQVLNGRFGPYITDGEKNARIPKDQEPKELTEAQCIELLAAAPVKKGRGAFKKAAAKKAPAEKKPATKKATAKTATAKKAATKKAAATKKTAAKKTVAKKTTAKKATAKKAASKKTTA, from the coding sequence CGACCGACTTGGATCGCGAGGGTGAAGCCATCTCCTGGCACATCAGCGAGATCCTCAAGGAGCGCGGCCTGACCAAGGGCAAGCAGCTCCATCGCGTGGTGTTCTCCGAGATCACGCCCAAGGCGATCAAGGCCGCCGTGGCGGCGCCGCGCCAGCTCTCGCTGGACATGGTCGATGCGCAGCAGGCGCGTCGCGCGCTGGATTACCTGGTGGGCTTCAACCTCTCGCCGGTGCTGTGGCGCAAGGTGCAGCGCGGACTCTCCGCCGGCCGCGTGCAGTCGCCGGCGCTGCGCATGATCGTGGAGCGCGAGGAAGAGATCGAGGCGTTCAAGGCGCGCGAATACTGGACCGTCGAGGCCGCGCTGCGCCATGCCGAGGGCGACTTCACTGCCCGCCTCACCAAGCTCAACGGCAAGAAATTCGAGCAGTTCGACCTCACCAACGAACACGACGCGATGGCCGCGCGCGCGGCGTTGAAGGAGGCTGCGCATGGCCGCCTCACCGTCAGCGAAGTGGGCAGCAAGGAGCGCAAGCGCCGTCCGGCGCCGCCGTTCACCACCTCCACGCTGCAGCAGGAAGCCGCGCGCAAGCTGGGCTTCTCCACCAGCCGCACGATGAAGATCGCGCAGGGCCTGTATGAAGGTGTCTCGCTGGGCAGCGAGGGTAATGTCGGCCTGATCACCTACATGCGTACCGACTCGGTCGCGCTGTCCGAAGACGCCGTGGGCGAGCTGCGCGAGCTGATCGCGCGCGACTTCGGCCGCAAGGCGCTGCCGGATCATCCGCAGACCTACAAGGCCAAGTCCAAGAATGCGCAGGAAGCGCACGAAGCGGTGCGCCCGACCTCGGCCATGCGCACGCCGCGCGAGGTGGCGTCGTTCCTCAACGACGAGCAGCGCAAGCTGTACGAGCTGATCTGGAAGCGCACCGTCGCCTGCCAGATGATCCACGCCACGCTCAACACCGTGTCGGTGGACTTCGACCTCAAGCACGTCGCCGGCGGCGATGCCGCGTTCCGTTCGACCGGCACCACCGTGGTCGATCCGGGCTTCCTCGCCGTGTACGAAGAAGGCCGCGACCAGAAGAGCGCGGACGATGACGACGAAGGCCGCCGCCTGCCGAAGCTGGACGTCGGCGAGCAGGTCGCGCTGCACGACATCGTGGCCGACCAGCACTTCACCGAGCCGCCGCCGCGCTATTCCGAAGCGAGCCTGGTGAAGACCCTGGAGGAATACGGCATCGGGCGTCCGTCCACCTACGCCAGCATCATCCAGGTGCTGCTCAACCGCGAATACGTGTTCCTCGACAGCCGCCGCTTCAAGCCCACCGACGTGGGCCGCGCGGTGAGCAAGTTCCTCACCTCGCATTTCACGCGCTACGTCGATTACGACTTCACCGCCAAGCTCGAGGACGAGCTGGACGCGGTGAGCCGCGGCGAAGAGGCGTGGGTGCCGCTGATGGAGCGCTTCTGGCAGCCGTTCAAGCAGCAGGTGGAAGAGAAGACCGAAACAGTCGATCGCAGCGAAGCCACCGGCGCGCGCGAGCTCGGCACGGATCCGAAGACCGGCAAGCCGGTGTCGGTGCGGCTGGGCCGCTACGGGCCGTATGCGCAGATCGGCGACAAGGACACCGACGAGAAGCTGCAGTTCGCCAGCCTGCGTCCCGGCACGAGCATGCACACCATCACGCTGGACGAGGCGCTGGAGCTGTTCAAGCTGCCGCGCAAGCTCGGCCAGGCCGAGAACGGCGACGAGGTGAGCGTGGGTGTGGGCCGATTTGGTCCGTTCGTGAAGCAGGGCAGCACCTATGCCTCGCTCAAGGCCGAGGACGATCCGTACACCATCGAGCTGCCGCGCGCCCTGCAGATCGTGCAGGAAAAGCTGGAGATGATCGCCAACCGCATCATCAAGGACTTCGGCAACGGCGTGCAGGTGCTCAACGGCCGCTTCGGCCCGTACATCACCGATGGCGAGAAGAACGCGCGCATCCCGAAGGACCAGGAGCCGAAGGAGCTGACCGAGGCCCAGTGCATCGAGCTGCTCGCCGCGGCGCCGGTCAAGAAGGGCCGTGGCGCGTTCAAGAAGGCGGCGGCGAAGAAGGCGCCGGCCGAGAAGAAGCCGGCGACGAAGAAGGCCACGGCCAAGACGGCGACCGCCAAGAAGGCGGCGACCAAGAAGGCCGCAGCGACGAAGAAGACGGCTGCCAAGAAGACGGTCGCCAAGAAGACCACGGCAAAGAAGGCCACGGCCAAGAAGGCGGCCAGCAAGAAGACGACCGCCTGA